Proteins from a single region of Aneurinibacillus sp. REN35:
- a CDS encoding murein hydrolase activator EnvC family protein, with the protein MAKKFLIPLAATILFTGITPAVSQADQVSNVQKEIERIKKESEAAKGKISSINQQINSIQNQQQSTKEDIMSIDLKMNETQAKIEELNKQIEKTTAELKEAAKQLQEAIIRVQKRDKLLKTRVSAIYEAGDISYIEVLLGSQDFSDFLERLDAVKSIVDQDVTILEDNKRDRDIIAEKKKQIEDQLKSLKSMQAEAQQLAAKLDAQKQERERILNELRTKEGELLEIKEDQEKASLELVNQLQQKIDEQRRAEEEARRAAAASSSDAGSWAPDPQYSGGQFVKPIAGGRLSSSYGYRIHPILHTRKFHDGTDIAAPQGTPIYATADGVVASTGYMNGYGNTVVIYHGNGLSTLYAHIRHGGIVVSEGQKVSAGQKIAEVGSTGRSTGPHLHLTVIKNGQKVNPLSFF; encoded by the coding sequence ATGGCGAAAAAGTTCCTGATTCCGCTAGCAGCTACTATTTTATTTACCGGAATTACTCCGGCGGTCAGCCAGGCTGATCAAGTATCAAATGTACAAAAGGAAATTGAAAGAATCAAAAAAGAAAGCGAAGCGGCAAAGGGCAAGATTAGCTCAATTAATCAGCAGATCAATAGCATTCAAAATCAGCAGCAGTCAACCAAAGAAGACATTATGAGCATTGATTTGAAAATGAACGAAACACAGGCCAAAATCGAAGAGCTGAACAAGCAAATCGAAAAAACAACGGCTGAATTAAAAGAAGCCGCCAAACAGCTTCAAGAAGCGATTATTCGCGTACAGAAGCGTGACAAGCTGTTGAAAACAAGGGTGTCTGCGATTTATGAAGCGGGCGATATCTCATATATTGAAGTACTTCTAGGCTCACAGGACTTCAGCGACTTTCTTGAACGTCTAGACGCTGTAAAATCAATTGTGGATCAGGATGTAACCATTCTCGAAGATAATAAGCGCGATCGTGATATCATCGCGGAGAAGAAAAAACAAATTGAAGACCAGCTCAAAAGCTTAAAATCCATGCAGGCAGAAGCGCAGCAGCTTGCAGCTAAGCTTGATGCACAGAAGCAAGAGCGTGAACGTATCCTTAATGAGCTTCGGACAAAAGAGGGCGAATTGCTGGAGATTAAAGAAGATCAGGAAAAAGCATCGCTTGAATTGGTCAATCAGCTACAGCAGAAGATAGATGAACAGCGCCGAGCGGAAGAAGAAGCGCGACGCGCGGCTGCTGCATCCTCTTCCGATGCGGGAAGCTGGGCGCCGGACCCTCAGTATTCAGGCGGACAATTCGTGAAGCCGATCGCAGGCGGGCGTCTGTCTTCGTCTTACGGGTACCGGATACACCCGATTCTTCATACAAGAAAGTTCCATGATGGAACGGATATAGCAGCGCCACAAGGCACGCCGATCTATGCGACGGCGGATGGTGTGGTAGCTTCTACCGGCTACATGAACGGGTATGGGAATACGGTAGTGATTTATCATGGTAACGGTTTGAGCACATTGTATGCGCATATTCGCCATGGTGGTATTGTTGTATCAGAAGGGCAGAAGGTAAGTGCCGGACAAAAAATTGCAGAAGTGGGTTCAACGGGCCGCTCGACCGGACCGCACCTGCATCTGACAGTAATTAAGAATGGACAAAAAGTGAATCCTTTGTCTTTCTTTTAA
- the ftsX gene encoding permease-like cell division protein FtsX yields the protein MKSSTISRHLREGFKNLGRNGWMTFASVSAVTITLLILGVFLMLAMNIQHLVQTVEKQVEIRVSLDVTADQATAKRVEEQLNKLSEAAEVTFVPKAEGLQNLKKSFGEKGTLFNGLEKENPLPDSFIVKAKTPQQTGALAKKIQAVDGVKKVNYAEQTTQKLFAITDVVRFVIVAFIIALAFTAMFLIANTIKLTIVARRREIEIMKLVGATNGFIRWPFFVEGALMGVMGAILPIIILTVGYGYLIDFVQQQLALYFLDLLPVYPLAFQVSLILLGIGAFIGIWGSLMSVRRFLRI from the coding sequence ATGAAGAGTAGCACTATATCCCGCCATCTGCGCGAAGGATTTAAGAATTTGGGCCGGAACGGTTGGATGACCTTTGCCTCGGTTAGTGCCGTGACGATCACACTGTTAATTCTCGGCGTCTTTTTAATGTTGGCAATGAATATTCAGCACCTTGTCCAGACCGTAGAAAAGCAGGTAGAGATCCGTGTCTCGCTTGACGTAACGGCTGATCAGGCGACGGCAAAAAGAGTGGAAGAACAGCTTAATAAGCTATCTGAAGCCGCTGAAGTAACGTTTGTTCCAAAAGCGGAAGGGCTTCAGAATTTAAAGAAGAGCTTTGGTGAGAAGGGTACGCTGTTCAATGGGTTAGAAAAAGAGAACCCGCTGCCTGATTCATTTATCGTCAAAGCAAAGACACCGCAGCAAACCGGAGCGCTAGCCAAGAAGATTCAAGCAGTCGACGGTGTGAAGAAGGTTAATTACGCTGAGCAGACGACACAAAAACTATTCGCAATTACAGACGTAGTACGCTTTGTGATTGTTGCATTTATTATCGCACTGGCATTCACTGCGATGTTCTTAATCGCCAATACGATTAAGCTGACCATTGTTGCACGTCGGCGAGAGATCGAGATTATGAAGCTTGTAGGTGCCACGAATGGATTTATCCGTTGGCCTTTCTTTGTTGAGGGAGCCTTGATGGGTGTTATGGGTGCGATTCTACCAATTATTATTTTAACAGTAGGGTACGGCTATTTGATCGATTTCGTTCAACAGCAGCTCGCCCTTTATTTCTTAGATTTACTCCCGGTCTATCCGCTTGCATTCCAGGTTTCTCTTATTCTGCTTGGGATCGGCGCATTCATCGGTATCTGGGGAAGCTTAATGTCCGTACGTCGGTTCTTACGCATATAA
- the ftsE gene encoding cell division ATP-binding protein FtsE codes for MIEMQDVWKTYPNGTVALQGIDVYIKDGEFVYVVGPSGAGKSTFIKLMYREEKSSKGQIVINGSHISRLKEKQIPYMRRKIGVVFQDFKLLPRLTVYENVAFAMEVIEASKKEIKPRVMEVLDLVRLKHKARSLPEQLSGGEQQRVAIARAIVNNPDLIIADEPTGNLDPDTSMDIMQTLLEINRRGTTIIMATHNKDIVNSVRKRVIAIEAGRIVRDEQRGEYGYEE; via the coding sequence TTGATAGAAATGCAGGATGTATGGAAAACGTATCCGAACGGAACCGTAGCACTCCAGGGAATTGATGTTTATATCAAAGACGGTGAATTTGTCTATGTAGTCGGTCCAAGTGGTGCGGGAAAGTCAACTTTTATTAAACTGATGTATCGAGAAGAAAAGTCGTCGAAGGGTCAGATTGTCATCAACGGCTCGCATATTAGCCGATTGAAGGAAAAGCAAATCCCGTATATGCGCCGCAAGATCGGTGTTGTATTCCAGGATTTTAAGCTGCTTCCGCGCTTGACAGTCTATGAAAATGTTGCATTTGCGATGGAAGTTATTGAAGCATCGAAGAAAGAGATTAAACCGCGTGTGATGGAAGTGCTAGATCTTGTTCGCTTAAAGCATAAAGCACGTTCATTACCTGAACAGCTATCCGGAGGAGAACAGCAGCGTGTGGCGATTGCTCGTGCGATTGTAAACAATCCTGATTTGATTATCGCCGATGAGCCTACCGGGAATCTAGATCCGGATACGTCGATGGATATTATGCAGACGCTGCTTGAAATTAATCGACGCGGGACAACTATTATTATGGCAACACACAATAAAGACATCGTAAACAGTGTACGCAAGCGCGTCATTGCGATTGAAGCCGGACGAATTGTTCGCGATGAGCAGAGAGGGGAGTATGGCTATGAAGAGTAG
- the argH gene encoding argininosuccinate lyase, producing the protein MKLWGGRFTKATDKLVEEYTASIQFDQQLWREDITGSLAHVSMLGKCGIIGEEEAATIAEGLKKVAAMIEAGDVEFTVENEDVHMNVERLLLEQVGPVGGKLHTGRSRNDQVATDMHLYLRARVVEITELVAKVQEALLEQAQANTDTILPGYTHMQRAQPILFAHHLMAYYAMLQRDAERLMDSWKRINVLPLGAGALAGTTFPIDRAYVAEQLKFDKIYTNSLDAVSDRDFIVEFLSNSSLLMTHLSRLCEELILWMSDEFNFVELDDAFCTGSSIMPQKKNPDVAELVRGKTGRVYGNLVGLLTVLKGLPLAYNKDMQEDKEGMFDTVATLHGALSLFAPMIRTMKVKKENMRQAVAQDFSNATDLADYLVGKGMPFRQAHEVVGKSVLYCIEQGKYLLDMSLDEYKQFSELFEDDIYTALDPQNVVNARNVLGGTAKNQVEIQIANASVELAHTQQWIDDHLQKIDVQLF; encoded by the coding sequence ATGAAGCTATGGGGCGGAAGGTTCACCAAAGCGACAGATAAGCTTGTAGAAGAATATACAGCATCGATTCAATTCGACCAGCAGCTATGGAGAGAAGACATTACAGGAAGCCTTGCCCATGTGTCTATGCTCGGTAAGTGCGGCATCATCGGTGAAGAAGAAGCGGCAACCATTGCCGAGGGGCTAAAAAAGGTTGCAGCGATGATCGAAGCCGGAGATGTAGAATTTACAGTAGAAAATGAAGACGTACATATGAATGTGGAGCGCCTCCTGCTTGAGCAGGTCGGACCGGTTGGTGGGAAGCTGCATACCGGACGCAGTCGTAATGATCAGGTAGCAACCGATATGCACCTGTATCTTCGCGCGCGCGTCGTTGAGATTACGGAACTGGTAGCCAAAGTGCAAGAGGCGCTGCTTGAACAGGCACAGGCTAATACGGATACGATTTTACCAGGCTATACGCATATGCAGAGAGCACAGCCGATTCTCTTTGCGCATCACTTGATGGCGTACTATGCCATGCTTCAGCGTGATGCGGAGCGGTTGATGGATAGCTGGAAGCGTATCAATGTACTGCCGCTTGGTGCAGGCGCTTTGGCAGGCACAACATTTCCAATTGACCGTGCATATGTAGCAGAACAGCTAAAATTCGACAAAATATACACCAACAGTCTTGATGCGGTGAGCGACCGTGATTTTATCGTGGAATTCCTGTCCAACTCCTCGCTTCTTATGACCCATCTCTCGCGTCTATGCGAAGAGTTGATTCTGTGGATGAGTGACGAGTTCAACTTTGTTGAGTTAGATGATGCCTTCTGTACTGGATCAAGCATCATGCCGCAGAAGAAAAATCCGGATGTGGCGGAATTGGTGCGCGGAAAAACAGGACGTGTCTACGGTAATCTAGTCGGACTTCTTACTGTGTTGAAGGGCTTGCCGCTCGCATATAACAAGGATATGCAGGAAGATAAAGAAGGCATGTTCGATACGGTGGCGACACTGCATGGTGCGCTGTCCCTGTTCGCTCCAATGATTCGTACGATGAAGGTTAAGAAAGAGAATATGCGTCAAGCTGTAGCCCAGGACTTCTCGAATGCGACAGACCTTGCCGATTATCTGGTAGGCAAGGGTATGCCGTTCCGCCAAGCGCATGAGGTTGTAGGTAAGAGCGTACTGTACTGCATTGAGCAGGGCAAATACCTGCTTGATATGAGCCTTGATGAGTACAAGCAGTTCTCGGAGCTTTTTGAAGACGACATCTATACTGCCCTTGATCCGCAAAATGTGGTTAATGCCCGTAATGTACTGGGTGGTACGGCCAAAAATCAGGTGGAGATTCAGATTGCCAATGCATCTGTTGAGCTTGCACACACACAGCAATGGATAGACGATCATCTGCAAAAAATTGACGTCCAGCTCTTCTAG
- a CDS encoding argininosuccinate synthase → MAKEKVVLAYSGGLDTSVAIKWLQETYNYDVIAVALDVGEGKDLDFIRDKAIQVGAIKSYVVDAKDLFADEFVLPALKANAMYEGKYPVVSALSRPLIAKVLVDIATEEGAVAVAHGCTGKGNDQVRFDVSITALNPDLKIVAPVREWGMSRDEEIKYAQEHNIPIPVNLDNPYSIDQNLWGRACECGELENPWNEPPKGAYDLTNHLEDTPDTPEEIEIEFVQGKPVALNGKQMNLSTLILELNQIAGKHGVGRIDHVENRLVGIKSREVYEAPGAITLILAHRELEFLTQPREVAQFKPIVEQKISQVIYEGLWFSPITDALKAFVEETQKFVTGTIRVKLFKGHAIVVGRKSASSLYDENLATYSAEDTFDHQAAIGFVKLWGLQTKVFVQTNKDQLDHTPKTVVIDKKEAVEQA, encoded by the coding sequence ATGGCAAAAGAAAAAGTGGTTCTGGCCTATTCAGGCGGTTTAGATACATCAGTAGCGATTAAATGGCTTCAAGAAACATATAATTATGACGTAATTGCAGTAGCTCTAGACGTTGGTGAAGGAAAGGATCTGGATTTCATACGCGACAAGGCAATCCAGGTTGGAGCGATTAAATCCTACGTTGTGGATGCGAAAGATTTGTTTGCGGATGAATTTGTTTTACCGGCATTGAAAGCCAATGCAATGTACGAAGGTAAATATCCGGTTGTATCTGCGCTCTCTCGTCCGCTGATCGCGAAGGTGCTAGTTGACATCGCAACAGAAGAAGGTGCGGTAGCGGTAGCGCATGGCTGCACAGGTAAAGGAAACGATCAAGTACGCTTTGACGTCTCTATTACGGCTCTGAATCCTGATCTTAAAATCGTGGCGCCTGTACGTGAATGGGGCATGAGCCGCGACGAAGAGATTAAATATGCACAGGAGCACAATATTCCGATCCCGGTGAATCTTGATAATCCATACAGCATCGACCAGAACCTATGGGGCCGTGCGTGCGAGTGTGGAGAATTGGAGAACCCGTGGAACGAACCGCCAAAAGGCGCATATGACCTCACAAACCATCTTGAAGATACGCCGGATACACCGGAAGAGATTGAGATCGAATTCGTACAGGGCAAGCCGGTCGCTTTAAACGGTAAGCAGATGAACCTGTCCACTTTAATCCTTGAGCTTAACCAAATCGCAGGTAAGCATGGGGTTGGTCGTATTGATCATGTGGAGAATCGTCTTGTGGGCATCAAATCCCGCGAAGTATATGAAGCACCGGGTGCGATTACGCTGATTTTGGCACACCGCGAGTTGGAGTTTTTGACGCAGCCGCGTGAAGTAGCGCAATTCAAGCCGATCGTTGAGCAAAAAATCTCGCAGGTTATCTATGAAGGACTGTGGTTCTCACCGATTACAGATGCGCTTAAAGCATTTGTGGAAGAGACGCAAAAATTCGTAACAGGCACGATCCGCGTGAAGCTGTTCAAAGGCCATGCGATTGTTGTCGGCAGAAAATCAGCATCATCTCTGTATGATGAGAACTTAGCAACCTACAGCGCCGAAGATACATTCGATCACCAAGCAGCGATTGGATTCGTTAAACTGTGGGGTCTGCAGACAAAAGTATTCGTTCAAACAAATAAAGATCAATTGGATCATACGCCAAAAACGGTTGTGATCGATAAGAAAGAAGCTGTTGAGCAAGCGTAA
- a CDS encoding Lon protease family protein has protein sequence MFKRVGNEDIQKRKVPLDKLRVTTPPEAFPCETTAQIEPLQDGIIGQDRAVRAMEFGLKVKKAGYNLYVAGPPGTGRTTYTRAKAKQAAEGGSAPDDWCYVYNFLHPDRPLALSFPAGEGKSFKTTMDELLRTVEREIRAAFASDDYQEHRRFIMRNFEKRAQEVWKRMDELARELHFSLERTPEGGIATIPLLFGKPISNEEYSRLPDVSRQEIKEKSKRLEQEVADSVRQIQLLEKEAEQEVARLDKDSVRHILQHIFAPVTALYTDEKVRQYLQAYEEDVIENHHFFKENSEEANPMARLLQHSEEEGLRRYKVNLFVDNSLAVGAPVVFESNPTYYNLFGRVEYRSTFGAMTTDFTMIKPGALHTANGGYLIVQIAELMRNPLSWHVLKRMLKTGSMRIENVSEEHGLIATSSLKPAPIPLEVKVILLGSPYIYHVLSELDEDFPKLFKVKVEFDTDMKKNEQHYHAFAAFVRSYGDKQNLLPFHRSALAALLDHSARLAGDQRKLTTDFHNLTRLLVEASFWAEEEGAVIVEATHVYQALAEQEYRANRMDEKMRELIEEGTIMVDVIGEKIGQINGLAVLQTGDYTFGQPHRITARTFIGRQGIINIERETSLSGQFHHKGLLILSGYLAGKFARDKPLPLSASITFEQTYSMIDGDSASSTELYALLSSLSDIPIKQGIAVTGSVNQFGEIQPIGGVNEKIEGFFAVCKALGLNGEQGVIIPHQNVKNLMLRPEIVEAAAAGQFHIWQVRTIEEGIEILTGVAAGMCDEQGEYESGTLFGEVNRRLGQMSSSMKEDAADLVIDVDARAMQKLIESEDEGEKS, from the coding sequence ATGTTCAAACGAGTAGGAAATGAAGACATACAGAAAAGAAAAGTACCGTTAGACAAGCTGCGTGTAACGACACCGCCGGAAGCGTTTCCTTGTGAAACAACGGCGCAGATCGAGCCGCTCCAGGACGGAATCATCGGTCAGGACCGTGCTGTACGAGCCATGGAATTCGGACTGAAGGTTAAAAAGGCAGGGTATAACCTCTACGTTGCGGGGCCTCCGGGTACCGGACGTACAACATATACGCGGGCAAAAGCAAAACAGGCAGCAGAAGGAGGATCTGCGCCGGATGATTGGTGTTATGTATATAACTTTTTGCACCCGGATCGGCCGTTAGCGCTATCGTTTCCCGCAGGAGAAGGCAAATCGTTCAAGACAACAATGGACGAGCTTTTGCGCACGGTTGAGCGGGAGATCCGCGCTGCATTTGCAAGCGATGATTATCAGGAGCACCGTCGCTTTATTATGCGAAATTTTGAGAAAAGAGCGCAGGAAGTATGGAAGCGAATGGATGAGCTGGCGCGTGAGTTGCATTTCTCGCTTGAGCGAACCCCGGAAGGCGGCATTGCAACCATTCCGCTCCTATTTGGCAAGCCGATCAGCAACGAAGAATATAGCCGTCTGCCGGATGTATCCCGCCAGGAGATTAAGGAGAAGAGCAAGCGTCTAGAGCAGGAGGTAGCGGATTCGGTACGACAGATTCAACTGTTGGAGAAGGAAGCGGAGCAGGAGGTTGCCCGTTTAGATAAAGATTCAGTACGTCACATTCTACAGCACATATTTGCGCCGGTTACAGCGCTTTATACGGACGAGAAAGTACGACAGTACCTGCAGGCATATGAAGAAGATGTGATTGAGAATCACCATTTTTTCAAGGAGAATTCCGAGGAAGCAAATCCGATGGCGCGTCTGTTGCAGCACAGCGAGGAAGAGGGGCTTAGGCGCTATAAGGTTAATCTGTTCGTAGACAATAGCCTGGCGGTAGGTGCGCCGGTCGTGTTTGAAAGCAATCCGACCTATTATAATTTATTTGGCCGAGTGGAATATCGCAGCACGTTCGGAGCGATGACGACGGACTTTACGATGATTAAACCCGGTGCGCTACATACAGCGAATGGCGGGTATCTTATCGTGCAGATTGCTGAGCTAATGCGTAATCCACTGTCCTGGCATGTCCTGAAGCGGATGCTTAAGACAGGCAGCATGCGCATTGAGAACGTATCGGAAGAGCACGGGCTGATTGCAACAAGCAGCCTTAAGCCTGCGCCGATTCCGCTTGAAGTGAAGGTCATTCTGCTTGGAAGCCCGTATATCTATCATGTATTGTCGGAATTGGATGAAGATTTTCCGAAGTTGTTCAAGGTAAAAGTAGAGTTCGACACCGATATGAAAAAGAACGAACAGCATTATCATGCATTTGCGGCATTTGTCCGCAGCTACGGAGACAAACAGAACCTATTGCCGTTTCATCGCAGCGCGCTGGCTGCGCTCTTGGATCATAGTGCGCGGCTCGCAGGTGATCAGCGTAAGCTTACAACCGATTTCCATAACCTAACCCGTCTTCTTGTCGAGGCAAGCTTCTGGGCGGAAGAAGAGGGCGCGGTGATTGTAGAAGCCACTCATGTATATCAGGCGCTGGCCGAGCAGGAATACCGGGCGAATCGTATGGATGAGAAGATGCGTGAGCTGATAGAAGAAGGCACGATTATGGTCGATGTAATAGGTGAGAAAATAGGCCAAATCAACGGATTGGCGGTGCTGCAGACAGGAGATTATACATTCGGCCAGCCGCATCGTATAACCGCGCGCACGTTCATCGGCCGTCAGGGGATTATCAATATTGAGCGGGAGACATCGCTGAGCGGGCAGTTCCATCATAAAGGACTGCTTATCTTAAGTGGGTACTTAGCTGGGAAGTTCGCCCGGGATAAACCGCTGCCGTTATCGGCCAGCATTACTTTTGAGCAAACATACAGCATGATTGATGGAGACAGTGCGTCCAGCACAGAGCTGTATGCGCTTCTGTCCTCTCTATCCGACATTCCGATCAAGCAGGGAATTGCGGTAACAGGCTCTGTTAATCAGTTTGGTGAGATTCAGCCGATTGGCGGCGTAAATGAAAAAATTGAGGGGTTTTTTGCCGTTTGCAAAGCGCTTGGCTTAAACGGGGAGCAAGGTGTCATCATTCCGCACCAAAATGTAAAGAATTTAATGCTGCGTCCAGAGATTGTAGAAGCAGCCGCAGCGGGACAATTCCATATCTGGCAGGTCCGCACGATTGAAGAGGGCATCGAAATTCTGACCGGGGTCGCTGCCGGTATGTGTGATGAGCAGGGAGAGTATGAATCGGGTACGTTGTTTGGTGAAGTCAATCGGCGGCTAGGGCAGATGTCTTCTTCTATGAAAGAAGATGCAGCCGACCTGGTAATTGATGTTGATGCACGTGCCATGCAGAAGCTGATCGAATCAGAAGATGAAGGAGAAAAAAGCTAA
- a CDS encoding DnaA N-terminal domain-containing protein, with product MKTIEEIWTETLELLQKKMSRSSFETWIKGLSIQKFDTKKRTVTINAENEFTRQWLETRLKHILEDAIHEVTGEPYAISFAVRVKTFMRYSMEQVPTRVDPHEEHARQNSDMLQQILKELQSLHQRFDRMETELTDIRKEIKAANKPTKIPRPLQ from the coding sequence ATGAAAACGATAGAAGAAATATGGACAGAAACACTGGAACTTCTACAGAAAAAAATGTCGCGTTCTAGCTTCGAAACATGGATTAAAGGTCTTAGCATCCAGAAGTTCGATACAAAAAAGCGAACGGTAACCATCAATGCCGAAAATGAATTCACCCGTCAATGGTTGGAGACTCGCCTCAAGCATATTCTTGAAGATGCCATTCACGAAGTGACGGGAGAGCCGTATGCGATTTCTTTTGCCGTGCGGGTAAAAACATTTATGCGCTATAGTATGGAGCAGGTGCCGACCCGCGTCGATCCACATGAAGAACACGCTCGCCAAAACAGCGACATGCTGCAGCAGATACTAAAAGAGCTGCAATCCCTGCACCAGCGCTTCGATCGTATGGAGACGGAGCTTACCGACATCAGAAAAGAAATCAAGGCAGCCAACAAACCGACCAAAATTCCACGGCCGCTGCAATAA
- a CDS encoding STAS domain-containing protein encodes MLHYNQATDSEVKGAGMVSLNSEGSILKKNYVHEVAVYLKEQNEELGKKILAKTIKQMDLELQNKDEQIHEGSFSKLIEQIGSSLLSTTDEPITNHGNYDTQNYFFQRGVALKDTVAILSEFRLCLFDEVDRFITKMDISKEDILFIYRRITRTFDNTLKATTVQFSKLRDDILKESMNALAAPIVPIQQGKAVLPLIGHIDTYRANHIMNTIIPKVAEMKINCLIIDFSGIQVIDSFVTSHLFKITATLRLLGIKAMITGIRPVLAETAVRIGIDLSDIETFATVQQALESIEKEKPVER; translated from the coding sequence ATGTTACACTATAACCAGGCAACTGATTCTGAAGTGAAGGGAGCCGGTATGGTGAGTCTGAACAGCGAAGGCAGCATACTGAAGAAGAATTATGTACATGAAGTAGCTGTCTATTTAAAAGAACAGAACGAAGAACTTGGAAAGAAGATCCTTGCCAAAACAATCAAACAGATGGATTTAGAACTTCAAAATAAAGATGAACAAATTCATGAAGGAAGCTTTTCTAAGCTGATCGAACAGATTGGAAGCTCACTCTTATCTACAACAGATGAGCCTATCACTAATCATGGAAACTACGATACACAGAACTACTTTTTTCAGCGGGGCGTCGCGCTAAAAGATACGGTCGCTATTCTCTCCGAATTCCGCCTGTGTCTATTCGATGAAGTGGATCGGTTTATAACCAAGATGGATATTTCCAAAGAAGACATCCTCTTTATTTATCGTCGCATCACCCGGACATTCGATAACACCCTAAAAGCGACCACAGTTCAATTCAGCAAACTTCGTGATGACATCCTGAAAGAGTCGATGAACGCTCTAGCTGCACCCATCGTTCCTATCCAGCAAGGAAAAGCAGTACTCCCACTTATCGGTCACATTGACACATATCGGGCCAATCATATTATGAACACCATAATCCCAAAAGTAGCCGAGATGAAAATTAATTGTCTAATTATCGACTTCTCCGGTATCCAGGTAATCGATTCATTCGTAACAAGCCACTTGTTCAAAATTACAGCTACGCTTCGCCTGCTCGGCATTAAGGCGATGATTACAGGGATTCGCCCTGTATTGGCCGAGACTGCCGTGCGGATTGGCATTGACCTATCTGATATCGAAACATTTGCTACCGTACAACAAGCACTGGAGAGCATTGAAAAAGAAAAGCCTGTCGAGCGTTAA
- the argF gene encoding ornithine carbamoyltransferase — MVITHQLKGRDFLCLSDYTKDEILYLLDLAATLKEEQKQGIAHPHLAGKTLGMIFDKASTRTRVSFEVGMYQLGGMAMFMSGRDLQIGRGEPIPDTAQVLSRYIDGIMIRTFSDEMVKELAEHASIPIINGLTDLQHPCQVMADFQTIIEHKGSLEGLKLAYVGDGNNMTHSLMIGAAKVGMHVAVASPSGYMPDAGVTEMTKKFAEETGVSVLVTNDPIEAVANADIVYTDVWASMGQEAEQQERLQKFAGFEVNEALMAKAHPDALFMHCLPAHRGEEVSAGVIDGSRSVVFDQSENRLHAQKAILVALMK; from the coding sequence ATGGTCATTACACACCAATTAAAGGGAAGAGACTTTCTGTGTCTCTCCGATTATACAAAGGATGAAATTTTGTATTTGCTGGATCTGGCCGCAACGCTGAAAGAAGAGCAAAAACAGGGCATTGCACATCCGCACCTAGCCGGTAAGACGCTGGGCATGATTTTTGATAAAGCATCGACCCGTACGCGCGTATCCTTTGAGGTTGGCATGTACCAGTTGGGCGGTATGGCGATGTTTATGAGCGGCCGTGATTTGCAGATTGGACGCGGTGAGCCGATTCCGGATACAGCGCAGGTGCTCTCCCGTTATATTGATGGCATCATGATTCGTACGTTCTCAGACGAGATGGTCAAAGAACTGGCAGAACACGCATCAATTCCGATCATTAACGGATTGACGGACCTGCAGCATCCATGTCAGGTTATGGCTGATTTCCAGACCATCATTGAGCATAAAGGAAGCCTTGAAGGCCTGAAGCTGGCTTATGTGGGGGATGGCAATAACATGACTCATTCCTTAATGATCGGCGCTGCAAAAGTGGGGATGCATGTTGCCGTTGCATCTCCGAGCGGCTATATGCCGGATGCCGGTGTTACAGAGATGACGAAGAAATTCGCTGAAGAAACGGGTGTATCTGTACTTGTCACGAACGACCCGATAGAAGCGGTGGCGAACGCCGATATCGTCTATACGGATGTATGGGCAAGCATGGGGCAGGAAGCAGAGCAGCAGGAACGTTTGCAGAAGTTCGCAGGTTTTGAGGTGAATGAAGCATTGATGGCAAAGGCCCATCCGGATGCACTCTTTATGCATTGTCTTCCTGCGCATCGTGGTGAAGAAGTATCGGCTGGCGTTATTGATGGATCGCGTTCTGTCGTATTCGATCAATCAGAGAATCGTCTGCATGCACAGAAAGCGATTCTGGTCGCATTAATGAAATAG